The candidate division KSB1 bacterium sequence CGCATGTCGGCCATGGAAAGTCTCGCCCACCAGACGCAGCGCCTTGGTCTGCTCTACGACGTGGGCCGTGCGCTGGTCAGCACTCTTGACCTGAACACCGTGCTTCGCTCGGTAGCCGAGAAATTCGAGCGCCACATGCCCCAGTTCCTCTGCTCCATCCACCTGGTTGCACCGGACAGCAAGAGCCACGTGGTCAAGGCAGCCTCCGGACCGAGTGCCCAGGACTACGTGGGGCGAACCCTTTCCCTCGACACCGGCATCGTGAGCCTTGCGATCCGCACAGGCTCCACGGTGTACGTGCCGGACATACGCCAGGACCATCGATACGTGTGTTGGCACCAAGCCTCTCGCTCGGAGCTGGCCATCCCCCTCATCAGTCGCGGCAAAGTGATCGGTGCGCTAAACGTAGAAAGTCCCCAGACCGACGGCTTTTCGGAAGAAGACCTGCAGATCTTTGCGGCCCTCAGCGCTCTGCTCGCCACGGCCGTGGGAAACGTCCTGCTCTTTGAGGAAACGGTCCGCACCTCGGAGGAGCTGGCGATCGAAAGGGCCAAGGCGCTGGAGGCAAGCAATCTCAAGAGCCAGTTTCTCTCGAACGTGAGCCATGAGCTCCGCACGCCGCTGAACGCCATTCTGGGCTACACCCAGCACGTGTTGCAGCAGGACAGGTCCCTCTCCGAGGATAGCCGGGAGAGCCTGAGAAGAGTGATCGCCTCGGGAAGGCAACTTCTGCAGCTGATCAACGACCTTCTGGACCTCTCGAAGATCGAAGCCGGCAGGTTGGAGATTAATCGGCAGCCGGTTGACCTCCGGAAATTGGTTCTCGGATGCCTTGCTACGATTGAGCCGGGTGCGCGGGAAAAGGGATTGCAACTCCGCCTGGAGCTACCTGCTGGGAGCCGACGGGTCCACACAGATCCGCTGCGCCTCCAGCAAATCTTGCTCAATCTCCTGTCCAACGCCGTCAAGTTCACCGATCAAGGTGAGGTGCTGCTCCGGGTGCGGGAGGACGAACGGTGGCTGGCTATCGACGTGGTGGACTCCGGGATCGGCATCGATCCTGCCTACCACGAAGTGATTTTCGAGAGCTTTCGGCAGGTGGACGGCTCCCCAACCCGCAAGGCCGGGGGAACCGGGTTAGGGTTGGCCATCAGCCGGAAGCTCGCTCGTCTGCTCGGCGGAGACCTGACGGTGGAAAGTGAGCCGGGGAAAGGCTCGACGTTCACGCTCCGCATCCCGTACGACCCGGGGCTTTTGCAACGGGCTCAGGACTGGGAGTCGGACGCAGACGGGTAGTTTGGCTCTTGTTAGCCTTCGGAACCAGTGACAATGGTCGACGGATCCGGCGTTGAGATGCCCGGGTTACGATGGCGCTTGGGCTCGTGAGGCGGACCGCCGCGCCGAGGAACGCGCGTCGCACGGAAAGAGGGCGGCAATGGAAGAAGCCTTGCGGAAGAAGATCCTCGTCATTGAGGACGACGCCTTCACCCGCGAACTCCTCGAGATGGAACTGAAGGACGCCGGCTATGAGGTGCTTACGGCCGGAGACGGTAAAAGCGGTGTCGAGGCGGTGTACAGCAGTCAGCCGGACCTGGTACTGCTGGACATCATGATGCCTCATATCGATGGCCTTGAGGTGCTTCGGACGCTGCGCTCCGACCCCAAGCTGAGCGGGCTTCCCGTCATCCTGATTTCCGCGCGCGGCGAAGTGGACGACAAGCTGGCGGGACTTGCCGAGGGAGCCAACGACTACGTGACCAAACCTTTCGACATCCGGGAGGTCCTGGCGCGGGTAGCAGTGCAGTTTCGGCTGAAGGAGTTGGAGACCAGGGCCGTGGAGGCAGAGCGGCTCCGAGCCGCCTTGGAAATGGCCGGGGCCGCCGTTCACGAACTGAGCCAGCCTCTCTCGGGGGCTGTGGGCCACGTGTACCTGATGCTGACGGGCGAAGAGGCCCCGGATGGCCGTATGCTCGTAAGCAAGGAAGACCTGCAGGCTACCGAGGCCTGCCTACGGCGCGCGAGCGAGATCCTCCGCAAGATGCAGTCCATCCGTCGCTATACGGTGACCGAGTACCGCGACGGGGTGATGATCGTCGACATTTACGGGGCCAGCGATGAGCGCTGAGAGGGTCGCTTGGGGCCGTTGGGCCTAAGAGAGCGCCCCACCGATCGCGGGTGCCGTGGGAGATAGCTGATTCCGGTTGCAAAGCGGGAGAGATCCGATGACATCTGCGAAGGTGAGCAAAGATTTGCGGCAGAAGCCGAGCGTGCTGATCGCGGACGACGAGGAGTCCATCCGCACCATCTGCGCGCGCTTCCTCAGCAGCCAGGGCTACGAAGCCGATACAGCCAGCGACGGAACCGAAGCCCTCGCTAAGCTCCTGGACCGCGACTACGACATCGTGCTCACCGACGTCAAGATGCCCGGCCTGGACGGAGTGGAACTCGTGGAGAAGGGCAAGGCGGAGAAGCCCTACGTAGAGTTCATCGTGATGACCGCCTATGCCAGCGTGGACATCGCCGTAAAAGCGATGAAGTGCGGAGCCTACGACTTCCTCCTCAAGCCCCTCGATCTCGATCAGCTCGGGCTGACGGTAGAGCGCTGCTATCACGAGATCCAGCTGCGCGAGGAAAACGAGCTGCTGCGTCTGGCTAACCAGCGCCTCCGGGAGCTGCACGTGACCAAAGAGAAGTTTCTGGCGATCACCAGCCACGAGCTTCGCACCCCGGTGAGCAACATCAAGAGTTTCGCCGAGTTTCTCCTGAGCGAAGAGCCCTTGCCTCCCGAGGAGCGGAAGCAATTCTACGACATCCTGCGGCGTAACCTGGACGAACTGGAGC is a genomic window containing:
- a CDS encoding response regulator, with protein sequence MEEALRKKILVIEDDAFTRELLEMELKDAGYEVLTAGDGKSGVEAVYSSQPDLVLLDIMMPHIDGLEVLRTLRSDPKLSGLPVILISARGEVDDKLAGLAEGANDYVTKPFDIREVLARVAVQFRLKELETRAVEAERLRAALEMAGAAVHELSQPLSGAVGHVYLMLTGEEAPDGRMLVSKEDLQATEACLRRASEILRKMQSIRRYTVTEYRDGVMIVDIYGASDER
- a CDS encoding ATP-binding protein encodes the protein MTSAKVSKDLRQKPSVLIADDEESIRTICARFLSSQGYEADTASDGTEALAKLLDRDYDIVLTDVKMPGLDGVELVEKGKAEKPYVEFIVMTAYASVDIAVKAMKCGAYDFLLKPLDLDQLGLTVERCYHEIQLREENELLRLANQRLRELHVTKEKFLAITSHELRTPVSNIKSFAEFLLSEEPLPPEERKQFYDILRRNLDELEQIVEDMHSIAMAQDGLLYLNLTRGDLNQEVALVRAQVEEAVRMRKQELLLELDEDLPLFEFDPLRIRRAIRELVQNAIKFTPDGGRIVVRTSHSGDEASVSVEDNGIGIPEHERERIFEKFYEVQDSLYHSTSKTAFMGGGLGLGLNIVKTIVEAHGGRVELESEVGKGSCFTIRLPLKPPEAK